In Raphanus sativus cultivar WK10039 chromosome 5, ASM80110v3, whole genome shotgun sequence, the following proteins share a genomic window:
- the LOC108856890 gene encoding NDR1/HIN1-like protein 1 yields MTYKDCGSHSHSRRKLIRRIIWSIIIFLFIIFLTILLIWAILQPSKPVFVLQDATVYAFNVSGNPPNLLSSNFQITLSSRNPNYNIGVYYDRLEVYAIYQNQQITYRTSIPPTYQGHKEVNIWSPFVYGTSVPIAPFNGVSLDGDQESGVIRLDIRADGRVRWKVGAFITGKYHLYVRCQALINFGNKAAGVIVGNNAVKYTYAQYCSVSV; encoded by the coding sequence ATGACCTACAAAGACTGTGGCTCCCATAGTCACTCTCGCCGGAAACTAATCCGTCGAATAATATGGTCAATAATCATCTTCCTCTTCATAATCTTCCTCACAATCCTCCTCATTTGGGCAATTCTCCAACCTTCAAAGCCAGTTTTCGTCCTCCAAGACGCCACCGTCTACGCCTTCAACGTCTCCGGCAATCCACCGAACCTCCTCAGCTCCAACTTCCAAATCACTCTCTCTTCCCGGAACCCTAACTACAATATCGGCGTTTACTACGACCGTCTTGAGGTCTACGCTATTTACCAGAACCAGCAGATCACTTACCGAACATCGATCCCTCCGACGTACCAAGGACACAAAGAAGTCAACATCTGGTCGCCGTTTGTCTACGGAACCTCCGTCCCCATCGCTCCTTTTAACGGCGTTAGTCTTGACGGCGATCAAGAAAGCGGCGTCATTAGGTTGGATATTCGTGCTGACGGCAGAGTGAGGTGGAAGGTTGGGGCGTTTATCACAGGGAAGTATCATCTTTATGTGAGGTGTCAGGCGTTAATTAACTTCGGTAATAAAGCTGCCGGAGTTATTGTCGGAAATAACGCCGTTAAGTATACGTATGCTCAGTATTGTAGTGTTAGTGTCTAA